The Orcinus orca chromosome 12, mOrcOrc1.1, whole genome shotgun sequence genome includes the window TAATTTGAGACAAGAGTATAGATTTGAggcttcatatatatatatttgtagtttGAAGTTATTGCTGCTATACTTCCACCAAATCTAGGTGAATACTGTTTTCcagatgattctttttaaaatttttagagatgtgacttgctttaaataatatacatacacacacactatctgtatgtatataaaaacatccatataaacatatatataatttgtgtATAACATAATACTTATATAgtattgtatatttataatttatattaaatattatatatactacTGGGTAATAAATGAGGTATgatatatacacttttttaaaagcagTCGTGTTACACATGATTTTAGGAGCAAATCTGTTGTGAAAAAGTTAAGTATTTGGTACCCATCGTAGGCTCCTGCCTAGAAAATATATGCCTGGGTGTTTCTACAATGTCATCATTAGAGTGAATATATCAGTTTGCATGTTTCTAGCCACAAGTTGTTGATCGTGTTTTAGCTTTTGTAAATAGAGGATGAAATTCAGATTGTATGTGAAAAAAgcacttttaattttctctttaaaatgcattctcccccttcccctacacagagaatcctaattggattaaaaatgaatttactgTTTGCTTGACTCTTTCAGAAATTACTAAGCAGATGGGATTGCTTCACCTTCCTGGCCACAGTATCATTATTTTAGTAGCATTACAGAATTGTTCCTGTTTTGATTCTAATTAGTGTTACGTGTTATATTGGAGAAAATTTTGCATGGTTTTTCAacagaccacattttctttaggCTCCTTGGACTTGAAGAACGACGGACCTAGTGGTTTGGGACACATGCCATCATCAGGGACTACTCAACTGAGTGTCGAACCAGATTCGTTTTCAAGTTCAGTGTTTCCCTctcgtcctcctccaccaccGCCTCCTCAGGTTTCTTCTCTACGGCCTCCATGTTCTCCTCTCGTGCAAACAGCCTCTAATAATATTTGTGCATCAGATAATTCAGCAACTGAAGTGAAAAAACAGCACCCAGATACTAGGAAAACCAATTTTAGTCATCATTCAAAAAACCATAAAGATGTTCCAAACATGTTGGATGTTCTGAAGGATGTGAATAAGGTTAAGCTACGTGCTATTGAAAGGTATGTTGTCATAATTTGAGAAATGAACCCAAATTTTATCAATGGtgtttaaagaaattattatatttatcaaaGTAAACATATATAAGTCTTCTCTGATTCCTCTTTACCCCAAATACCCCTCGAGAGAgaatcattttcagttttttgtgaCTCTTTGTTCTAGTGTCCTATCTCCATATTTTTGAAACAACGTACTATTTTTGCTATTTCTTGATATTTTAGTTATATTTACTTGCAATTGTTAAAAATCTGGAATACGTTCTCTTAGACATTCTACCCCCtaacacacgtgcacacacacttcTTATTACATCTTCCCGATATGGTTAAGTCACAGTCTTTCCTTAAATCCGTGTTCAGAATTTATATCCTTACTATAACAGTAAACATTCACAGGTAAGCCATTTCATATACTATGACTACATTTTGTTtgttactaattttattttttattgaaattaatAATTGCCTCCTTGAATCCCCCCCACCCCGGAAATCCCCTCACGGAGCCCTCTGTCCTGTTCTAATCTCACCTGTTGCTCTAAACTTCCTACATTGTCATCCTAAGAATTTCCTTCGTCATCATGGGCATTCTCTTTGTCCTGTGTCGCATCACCCATTTCCTGGGTGTCATATCTTCTTCCTGCAGCTTCCTGAGGAGTGCATGAAAGGTAGATTTAAGACCTTGTAtatctgaatttctttttcttttattctcacaCTTAATTGCTAGTTTGGCTGGGTATATAATTGACAGAAAAtcatttttcctcagaattttgaagacatttttcCATCGGTTTCTAGCTCTCAGTGTTCTTGTTGAGAGGTTAATGTCGTTTTGATTCCTGATGCCATGTATGaaacctgtttcttcatttttttttttttcttgcggtatgcaggcctctcactgttgtggcctctcccattgcggagcacagactccggacgcacaggctcagtggccatggcttatgggcccagctgctccacagcatgtgggatattcccagactggggcacgaacccgtgtcccctgcatcagcaggtggactctcgaccactgcgccaccagggaagcccctgtttcttcATTCTTGAAGCATTTAAGATCTTCTCTTTGGTCCTGGTGTTCTTAAATTTCATGGTGATGTgccctggagatttctttttaagtttcttgTGCTGAGCATTTACTTCAAGTTCCTTATGCTGAGTTCACTTATTGATTGAACTCAATCAGTTTAGAGTTTTATGTcctttatttttggaaatttcttataacatttctctgataattttcttctattctttccttctgttctcttttcttggAAAGCCTATTAGAAGTTTGAATGCCAGAATTATTTGCCTTATCTTCATATCTTTCCTttactgttttcttctctttgcttttttttattgtactttttgAGAAAATTCTAACTCTTCTATTGTTTTTCCTGTCATCACTTGTTttttgggggtgtgggtggggtgtggggaactgtgcagcttgtgagattctagttccctgaccagggattgaaccaagccctcggcagtgaaagtgtggagttctaaccactgaactgccagggaatttcccccatcatcatatttttaatttgtgagacccatttctttttctttgagtgctccttttttatgtcttcttgCTTTTGTGTGTCTTATGCTACTGAAAATATTAACTACAgttttattcttagttttcttcTGCTCTTGAATTATGTTCATTTTTCCTGAGTTCCTTTTTCCTCTTATTGATTTTGGTCTCCATTTATAGTTTTGGAGCCTTATTTAAGTATCTGGTGATTTGCAGctatgcatttatatttaaaagtgaGGTACGGAAAAGCTGATTGAAGTTTCTTTGTGTGAGGTGGGATTGCCAGCTGGTGGGCTTCACAATTTAGTGACTGAGGAGAGAACCTTGCCATTTTGTTAGCCAGATCCCATATTTCAGTAGCTGTATGTCTTTTCTTTGGGACTAGAGAGTTTTTCTAGAAAGTTCTTCATTCTCCTTGGTCAGAAGAGTTGGGGATTTCACAGGTGGTGCAAGCTAGGTAGTTTGAGAGTTGAGTGGGGAAAGGGCAAGGGAGGAGCATATCATTCCATATGTGGACTTTTCCTCAATCCGTCTGTTTTCAGGAAGGCAGCTTACCTCCCATTCTCTTCACTGTCATCAGCTTTCCAGCTTTCAACATTTTGTTGCAATTCTTATCTACTCTCTCCTCTCGTAATCTCTTTGTCTTTGTGGGTTtacatctttttcatttctttgctgtcATTTTAGTAGGCTTTCACAGAGATCTGCCATGTTCACCTGGAAATTCCTCAATGAAGTTTtgctgagaaaataaatgtattttctgtgTAATAGTGTTAGGACAGATAAGTCATTTCATTATCAATGAGGTTATGATTGATCCTTGTATGAGGCAGCTAGTACAGAGAAAAATCTTACGGTTGTACGTACCCATTTAGTCCCAACTAGATCTCTTACTGGTATCGTCGGGCACAGTCAGTGTAAAATGATGACTCTGTGGCTGTTACCATCActggagaaatgactgaaacGCCAGTAGACTCGACCCTCCACCCCTctattctctcatttttctaACAACCGATCTTGTTTCATACATTACTGCTAAATCCGACGAGACTTCCCACATCTTTACATTTACAAATTTACTCCCCATGTTCTCTGCCTTCCATTTTGTTATTGCAAATGAAGCATCCTTGATCATGTCCATTGCTCTCCCCTTGGTCGCTGGTTCCCCTTCTCTCTAAGCATTTCACTTAAAATTCTCTCTTCTGTCTTCTGCACAATcaaattttccatctttattcttctcttcacACTTGAGCATTTCCCATCTTCAAAACATGTATACCCTCAGCTATTATAGTTTCTCTGTTCCCTGTCTGGTATAAATTCTTGGTGTTGTTTatagtttgtttccatttctcactGCCTTCTAGTCACTGTAATATGGTGTCTGTTCCCATCACTCCATTGAAAACTGTTCTTTCAAGGTCTCCAGTGACTCCATGTTGCTAAATCCAGTGGTCAATTCTCATTGCTCTTCTTACTTGACCTCTCAGCAGTGTTTGATACAGTCCTCAGTTCCCACCTCCTTGGaacactttcttcacttggccTTGAGGAAATCATGCTTGGTTTTCCTCTTACCTCATTGTCCACCTCTTATttctttgctgattctttcttctggacCTGGTCTCTGAATGTTGGCATGTTCAAGGCTCAGCCCTCAGCACCATTCTTCTCTCCACCCACATTGTTTCCTTGGGTGATCTCATCTAGTCCTAGGCTTTAGATACCAGCTAAATGCTAATGATGcccacatttatttttctagcCCTGACCTCTCCTCTGAGCCCCATGCCTACTTCACATCTTCATTTGCCTGTCTCACAGGTACCTCATGCTTCACATGTCCAAAACAGAACTCTTCCTTCCTACCTGTTCCGTCCTCTACCTTGAAAACTTGTTCTTCCCCCAAGTCTTTTGCTTCTCAGCAAATGGCAACAATATCACCCTCAGTCCAGACATCTGGAAATCATCctgttttttcatttcctttctatcCCACATCCTTTCCGTCAGCATACAGCTCAAATTTATGTACCCTCAGTGGTCCTCACTGCCACCTTTCAATCTAAgccactatcttttttttttttttttgatgtggacctttctttttttaagtctttattgaatttgttacaatattgcttctgttttatattttggtgtaTTGGctaggaggcatgtgggattttagctccccgaccagggactgaacccacaccccgtgcattggaaggcgaagtcttaaccactggaccaccagggaagtcctgccactatcttttttttgcggtacgtgggcctctcactgttgtggcctctcccgttgcggagcacaggctctggatgtgcaggctcagtggccatggctcatggacccagccgctctgcgtcatgtgggatcctcctggaccggggcacaaacccgtgtcccctgcatcggcaggcggactctcaaccactgtgccaccagggaagccccttgccacTATCTTATATAGCTTGGACTTTTGCAGTTGCCTCCAACCTGGTCTCTCTTttcattcttgcctccttatctGTTCTTCATATAGTAACCAGAGTGACCTTTAAAAATTGAAGTCAGATCATACCATTCCGCTGCTTAAAATCCTTTGGTGGTTTTCCATTGCGCTTAGAATGAAATCTTGACACCTTGCTGTGGCTTGGAAGTCTCTCTAGGATTCAGCCCTTATCTCTCTGACCTCACGTCCTACTTCCCATCTTACTTAACTGCACTCCAGCtatacctgtttttcttttttcttttctcacaggTGCCAACCTCCTTGCGATGCATCCACTGGATGTTTACACTAAAATTGACTGCTTGTCATTTCCTTAAAGAGAATGTCACCTCCTTTAAGAGGCTTTTCCTCATCATCTCATTGAAAGTGCTTTCAACCTAGCCACTATCACATTTCCCTCTTATTTTATCCACAGCACTGGATAATTGCTGTCCAAAATGTTCTTGCTTACTTGTTTTGGTGTAACACTGTCCTGCCACCAGTGTTCTGTGGAAGTAGGATACTGCTCTACCCCTGAAGCGTAACATAGAACCTGGTAAAATAGGGGGCATtaagattgaatgaatgaatgaacagttagcctgatgtttttcttttcttgaactcCATAGTCCTTTTAAAAgctcttaaatatttctttaaatttttctaccgactggaaaattagaaaataaaaaataaagatgatatttGATAAATCCCAGGTTACAACGGATTGTGGTAGAGCCTCACATGGGCTCTCAGCTTTCTGATTACTAATCCATTGTGCCCtccagatttgtttttttttacaaggCAAAACATTCCAATCTCTTGAAGATTGTAATATATTATGCTTATATTTCTGCTGTGTTTGTCAATAAGGAACTTAAATTACACAAAGTTttaatttattccatttttttttaaaggtccccTGGGGGCAGACCcattcataaaaggaaaagacaagacTCACCTTGGGATCCAGTGTCTTTAATATCCCATGCACTTAAGCAGAAATTTgcattccaagaagaagattcctttgagaaggaaaataattcctGGGAGTGTTCTCCATTTTCTAGTCCAGAAACTTCAAGGGTGAGATTATAAGTTTAAATCTTCAGTTTTTCTAATGCGTATTGTTCGTGATGTATCTTTGCCTTCAAGTTCCTTGAAGTAATTAATTATGCAGAATGGGCTTAAAATTGTTGATGCTGTGTGCTGCTAATGTTTCTGTTGTTTGTGTTGACTTTCACGTTCATTTTTAGCTTTTAGCGTACTATGAAGTTTTTTTGAGGTGAGACACTTGATTTGAAAAATACTTGTGCATAAGTTTATAATGGTTTATCCTGGGCACGTGCTAACTTGACATTGCTGTCTGCAGTATGAACTGGGTGTCTGAAACTTTGAGAGGACCAGAGAAAAATGGTGTGATAGATTCAACCTAACCATATTTAAATGTGAATATTCCCAATATTTTTTCCGGTCAAATATGAAGATTGAATTATTTAGATAAATAGGACATTAACTGTGCTTTTAACAAAGCAGATGAGGTCATAATTACTTCAATGACCATGCTCATTGGATACTTAAAAAAACTCATATTTCAACCCTTGACCCTTAAGATTGCTTCTTTCTTGAAGTGTCTTTTCTTTGGTTTAGATACAATCCAAATCTGGGGGGGGTGGTTTTCCATCTCATAAACTAGTTGAGGTAGTAAATAAGAATAAGCCTTAGGAATGAGAGGAGAGTGAAAGATGGACAGTATATACAGTCCAGTGGGTGGCTTTAGAGTGGCGGACATCAGTCAGACAGCAAAGGAGATGGAAAAACTAAAAAGCAGATGGCAACTCAAAGAGCACAACAGAGCAGGGGAAAATCATTCTACTCAGTTTCAGCGTGTGTGTGGTTTCTAAGTTACCGTTGTGCCTGTAAAATAGCTGATGCTTATCATGTTGACTCAGAAGATTATATTCTTAACTCTAAGAAGGCAAAAAAGTATATAGTTTACTTTAGAACTGTTacaattaaaattacaaatgtgTCTAAGTGTTCAACATTTGCATAGAAATTTGTAACTGGCAAAGTACTTTTTTTACTCATCTCATTTGACctttgcagcaatatttttttctatcgaagtatagctgatttacagtattgtattagtttcaggtgtacaccatagtgattcagtatttttgcagtttatactctattataggttattacaagatagtggctataattccctgtgctatacagtatatccttgttgcttatctgttttatatataatagtttgttaatcccatacccctatttgtccctccccacttccctctctcctttggtaaccacaagtttgttttctatatctgtgagtctgtttctgtcttgcatatacattctttttgttttgttttgtttttagattccacatataagtgacatcatacagtatttgtgtttctctgtctggcttattttgctaGGCATAATATgctataggtccatccatgttgctgcagatggcaatatctcattcttttttatggctgagtaatattccagtgtgtgtgtgtgtgtgtgtgtgtgtgtgtgtgtgtgtgtgtgtgtgtgtctgtgtgtgtaccacatcttgtcAATCCAATGATCCGTTGATGGTCCTTGGGTTGCCAATATTCCCtcttttacacatgaggaaaatgaGTGTGAAAGTGGTTAAGTGATCTGCCATCTGACATCTAAGTGGCAGAGCAGTGAATAGAACTTGGTTTATTAAAATTCTAGGATATTTGAAAACCTTCAGTTATCTCAGAAATTCACTTAGGTGGAACACATAGTTTCCCAGTGACAGTGGATCAAGGAGGTATTACTGGTTTGTCTTACACTGTTCACTgttcttttcacattttctttccagCCAACTACAAGCATCTTAGAGAAAGAGCCATctctttttgtaaattttatagcACCTTGCTTAGGGATGGGCACATAGAGACTCAAATTGTAGTCTACGGAGAGCTCAGTCTGTGCAGCTGTGACTGTCCTGCTCACTTTCATGTCCTCAGCCCtgactgagcacagtgcctgacatgtaaCCCGCTCTTAAACAATTACTTACTGTTGAATGAGTTAAGCCTCAAAGGGTTATTTGGTGTTTGtgttgccattcttttttttacatcagaATAGTTTCTGTGTTAAATATTTGCTTCATTTCAGTTTGGACACCATATTTCACAGTCAGAAGGACATTGAACTAAAGGAAGAACTGACAAACACAGCAGGTATAGCCCAAGCCACGAGCTACAGGGCTAGTGTCTGCACCTACAAGGCAGGATTGCAGAAGTATGCCAGCATACGTATCCCTACATGTGAAAGGATCTCACCTCCTGTTAAGGAAGTTAAATGTAGTCTATACACTGAGGTATATTAGTGCAGAGGTCTGAAGGATCTTGACTCTTAAGAATACCTGTCTCTGGTTTTAGAAGATCCAGCAGTTAACTGGCTACTGATGGTAGTTAGGGaaatggatctttttttttttcccatgtatgTTAATGTTATTAAAAGCTGAATGTATACTTTGAGTGATTCTCCTAAGAGCTAAATAGTAAATAATTTAATGTTTCTCATTAGAGAAGAGTAAGGTCTCATTATAAGGTGACAGATGCCATTTaatggattaagaaaatgtaaactaaGTCTGTATTGTACTACTCAACAGATGATAGtacatttggatttttaaaaacaatttcttaaAGCAATTATGACTTTCTAACTTAAGAGCctttgaatcttttaaaaattggtagtgatcggggcttccctggtggcgcagtggttggaagtctgtctgccgatgcaggggatgcgggttcgtgccccggtctgggaggatcccacatgctgcggagcggctgggcccgtgggctgtggccgctgggcctgcgcgtccggagcctgtactccgcagtgggaggggccgcaatggtgagaggccctagtaccgcaaaaaaaaaaaaaaaaaaaaaaaaattggtagtgATCTGGTTCACTTGGCCTCCAGCAACTTGGAGATtttcaaagaatataaaattataatttgttcATTAAGATAGTCATACTTTGAATCATAGATTGAACCTCCTGAAAAATCTTCCTGAGGTGATAAAAGAATTAGAAGCTGATTTTGACCGTTAAATGCTAGATTGTAGAAGTATTTAAAGAATCTTCTTGATAAGTTTTGCCTACACTTGCTATGTAAATATGTACGCTTACCACTTTATTTCCTCTGTTcctttgtaaataaatatgattttttgaACTTGTTTGTGTTTTATAGCAGTTCCAATTCACGTTCTCTCCTCACTACATTTAGCACGTCTGAACTGTTTTTGGAAAGAGGGTTCTGTAGTTAGTTTCTTGGTCAATGCAATGAAACACAGAAAAGTTTGGAATAGGTGTTTTGTCCTTCTGCCAATACTAATGTGGTGTGGGAATTTACATGTTTCCCTAGAAATGGAGCTTAGGTTCCATTTGGAGGAACTCAGCACCCACCCATTTTACAGGCTCTCCCCTTTCGGAAGAGCCCAGTTTGCTCACAGGTTTCATGTTATTGTGGTAGAGAGTTGGCTGCCTGGTAACCCCTATTTCCGACCCCTTTCTCCTGGCACCTTCCAGTTAGGGGTGGCTGTGCAGCATCCATCTTATAGCCATGAGAAACGGGCTTGAATCACAGAGATGTAAACCCTGACATCACTGAGCTGCTGAACTAACACCAGCAAGAGCCATCTCCACACTTCTTGTtacatgagaaagagaaataaaaaaatatgcattgtgggttttctgttacttgcagccagaAGCATTCATGATGATACAGCAAGTACAGCAGTGTGACTTCCATACCTGCCTGTTACTCCTTCTGTGTAGTTTTCTGATACTTCTTATCCTGTGTCAGTAGTTTGTTCTTGCTGTTGTTCCTGCCCCTCCTAGCCATTGCTCCCACcctgccttttcttctctcttgtcCTTGTAATTAGAGTCCTCTTCCTCTGAAATAACTGCTTTTTATCCCCCGGGGTAGTCttgcattttcagttttattgtttccttatttagaaatgtttaagGAACAACCCCTCCCCAACAGCCAGCAGAAACCTTTGGAAGATACCATTTTCTGCTGAGTGAAATCGATTTCTTAAGAAACCTCAAGTTAGTTTTTGGGGGGGCTTTTCTGTTCTACTTCAGAATGAATTTCCTGCTTGCCCAAAGCACATGTCAGCACCACGATGCATCAAGATTGAGTTGCCTTTAGATTCACCTCAATTTAGAAGTCTCACTTCCGATGTCCTGGGGGACACGAGACCATGCCCTGAAAGTCCCCTTCAGGAGGCCTTCTGAATAGCCTACACTTGGGCTCCTGGTGACTTAATGTTGACTGTAGAGTTCGTGAGGGCTTAGGCTTTCATTATGAATCTATCTGTAAATTATCTAATACCTAAGtgttatttataacattttactctattttaaacTTGTCTGAACATATAGTGAGTGCTGACACTTTCTGTTCTTGCAAGGTATATAAACGCCAACTTCTTTTCCTGGCTCTAAAGCATTAATCCTCCCACTTGCCCTAGAAgagtccctcctctctcctcccttttccttGGATGCCTTAAACTAACTTGCATTCTCTTTCTTGATTGGCTGCTAGTTAATCCCTAGAAAAGAATCAGGGCATTTGACAAAACATTCTAACactattttatattggaaaaaACACTGGCTTGGTAATATAGACCACAGGAAGTTAAAGCTGTTTAAAATCTTGACTGGTTGAGATGTGCAGATGATAGCAGTGATTGtcaaggcagggaggggagatgggactTCCTAGGAGGATGTAGCAGCATCTGGAGGGCAcccataaattgaaaatattggCATGGGACTGTTATGGGGATGGAGTATCAAAAGACTTTGCTTTTACAATGAGAATGCATTTGTGCTTTAATTAtgaaatttacataaaaattggaTTGGGAGAGAATTACTTGGAAGATGATTTAGATGAGAGCAATGGGGAAAGAAGACTTTTAAATGTGTTTTGCTGGATATTAAGCACAGACTCTCCTTAGACTAGAGAGGTTGCATATGCAATTGCGTTTCTTATAAattgaaaatcaataaaacaaaacgaaaaatgGGTCAGTGGGAATGAGGTGTGAAATTTTTATGTCAGAAAAGGGCTACTGCAGGTTGGGTCCTCTGGGAGGTGGACTGTGAGATGGCGATTAATGTGAGGAAGTCTATCTGGGTGTGTTCTCAGGATCACACCCCTGcaagggaaggaagcagaattGGGTGAGGGAGAAGCTGGGCTGTAATGCAGCCTCGGCAGGGGCCTCAGCACACCCTGGAGGGTGCTCTGAAGCTGGGGTAGCCCTCATAGTCGTCTCCCATTGCTCTGAGGGTGCTGGGTCTTTATGTCTTTACATTGACCAAACATTGAGGAGTGGggcatgaccttgagcaaggcaTCCTTCAGCCAAGGGCATTTCCACAAGAGGTTTATCATAGTGGTGCATCACAGTCCATTAGAAGATTAGCCATCCACAGAAGACATGGGTTCCAAAAATGTTGCAGGGCCCAGCGTGCCTTCCACTGCCATTAGCCTTCAGTAGTATTGACTGTCCAGAATTACCAGAACCCATTACCCTGTCATCCTTCTCCCAGGCTAGTTCTtatacttattttctttaaaatttttgcagtTTAAAAGTTGGGGACGAAAGAGGTGAGAATGCCTTTCTGTCTCCAAATATCCCCCTTCaaaaccccccaccccagggtttCTGTGTGGGTAACCTATGGTTGGTCTTTCACAGCTTTGTCCTTTTCTCTTCATGGAAATTACTAATGTTTCCAAGGACTCAGAAGCATTAAACAGTTATCTCATTGTGTGGCATTGGGAACCAATGGAAGAAGTGCTGGAAATGTGCCGGGAGGACTGAGTTATTACTTCTTTGGACCCCAAgctcctcaactgtaaaatgaagaggTCAAGCAGGGTGTGCCCTGGGGTCCAATGTGTGATACTAACATTCTATGACTGACTTGCTTGGGTAAAAAGAGACATAATCATAGCTCAATTGAAATGGAGAATCATCTCCTGCTTCAATCTACTGCTGGATAGGAACTAatcagagagagaggcagaagatGGAGAAGGAGGGCATCCAGGGCTTTCCTGATCACAAATCTCACCTCCATTCCAACTCTCTTTATAGTTTtcttgcaaaaataataatagaaataaggaAGTGGTGgggtttccaaaaacaaaaattgtaactTTCAACCATCTGGGGAAGGCAAAAATCCCATCCACCGCAGCTCTCAGTTTGAAAGTAAAGTTGTACCGCACACAATCAGGATGTTACTTAAGCGTGCTCTTAAAAGAACACATTGTGTGTGGCTGATAGGGTTTTGGTGCtttggccgggtgtcaggcctctgcctctgatgtgggagagccgagttcaggacattggtccaccagagacctcctggctccacgtaatatcaaatggccacataatatcaaacggcgaaagctctcccggagatctccatctcaatgctaagacccagctctgctcaatgaccagcaagttacagtgctggacaccctatgccaaacaactagcaagacaggaacacaaccccacccattagcagagaggctgcctaaaatcataataaggtcacagacaccccaaagcacaccactgGAGGCAGTTCTGCctgccagaaagacaagatccagcctcatccaccagaacacgggcactagtcccctccaccaggaagcctacacaacccactgaaccaaccttagccactgggggcagacaccaaaaacagcgggaactatgaacctgcagcctgcgaaaaggagaccccaaacacagtaagttaagcaaaatgagaagacagaaaaacacacagcagaagaaggagcaaggcaaa containing:
- the MTFR2 gene encoding mitochondrial fission regulator 2, with protein sequence MSFILSILREMLEYFGVPVNQVLQIWENKDYGSARSIVRIIGKILPLEPCPRPNFELIPLLNSVDPANCGSVVPSFADVLYVTNDEEASYLRFRNSIWKNEEGEKIASFHPLQLVEDPLTPALRHNKPTKSDWPESEAAIKKIAALEDELAFLRSQIAAIVGRQELRNSTNSGSLDLKNDGPSGLGHMPSSGTTQLSVEPDSFSSSVFPSRPPPPPPPQVSSLRPPCSPLVQTASNNICASDNSATEVKKQHPDTRKTNFSHHSKNHKDVPNMLDVLKDVNKVKLRAIERSPGGRPIHKRKRQDSPWDPVSLISHALKQKFAFQEEDSFEKENNSWECSPFSSPETSRVRL